From a single Nicotiana tomentosiformis chromosome 2, ASM39032v3, whole genome shotgun sequence genomic region:
- the LOC104112393 gene encoding nuclear transport factor 2 — MATQTAAPPSAQVVGNAFVEQYYQIQHHSPELVYRFYQDSSVLSRPDSNGVMTSVTTMKNINDMICSLDYKNYKAEIKTADAQESHKDGVIVLVTGCLTGKDNLRRKFTQTFFLAPQDKGYFVLNDVFRYVQENETDTVSEIIIGTEDVPSEVLTPDPEPAQVVDPPNLDQAGSYAEEVKNVEEEVHDSLEDGRQVGDEREIVVEAESHFNENQNHANTESENSVAQEDAPKKSYASIVSSQTKKGPTKIYVPTNTSRMAPAKAVKQPVAAVAQTPAPEASNPTAHNGANVPETNDTEDEAEGHSIYVRNLPLDVTVAQLDGEFKKFGPIKQGGVQVRSNRQQGFCFGFVEFEDVSSMHSAIQASPVTIGGRQAVVEMKRTTTRVGSARGRFPPGRGGFRNDNFRGRGNFGGGRSYGRNEFGGRDFSGRGRGQGGRGGEGYQQVRGRGGRRGGPGQSIAPA, encoded by the exons ATGGCCACACAAACTGCAGCTCCACCTTCTGCTCAAGTTGTTGGAAATGCTTTTGTTGAGCAGTATTACCAAATACAGCATCACTCCCCAGAGTTAGTATACCGATTCTACCAGGATTCGAGTGTCTTAAGTCGCCCAGATTCTAATGGCGTGATGACATCCGTGACAACAATGAAA AATATCAATGATATGATATGTTCATTGGACTACAAGAACTACAAGGCAGAGATAAAGACTGCAGATGCACAGGAGTCCCATAAGGATGGTGTGATTGTTTTGGTAACTGGATGCTTAACTGGAAAGGATAACTTGAGAAGGAAATTCACCCAGACATTTTTCCTTGCTCCGCAGGACAAGGGGTATTTTGTTTTGAATGATGTTTTTAGGTATGTACAAGAAAATGAGACTGATACCGTCTCAGAAATTATTATTGGAACTGAGGATGTACCTTCAGAGGTTCTGACCCCTGATCCAG AACCAGCTCAAGTGGTGGATCCTCCAAATCTCGACCAAGCTGGCTCTTATGCTGAAGAAGTTAAGAATGTTGAGGAAGAAGTCCATGACTCTTTGGAAGATGGGAGGCAAGTTGGTGATGAAAGAGAGATTGTGGTGGAAGCTGAGTCCCATTTCAATGAGAACCAGAACCATGCAAATACGGAATCAGAGAATTCTGTTGCCCAAGAGGATGCTCCAAAGAAGTCATATGCATCAATTGTCAGTTCACAAACAAAGAAAGGACCAACCAAAATCTATGTACCTACTAATACTTCCAGAATGGCTCCTGCAAAGGCTGTAAAGCAGCCTGTTGCTGCAGTAGCACAAACTCCAGCTCCTGAAGCATCAAATCCTACTGCCCACAATGGAGCTAACGTACCTGAAACTAACGATACTGAAGATGAAG CTGAGGGGCACTCCATTTATGTTCGCAATTTGCCTCTAGATGTTACTGTAGCCCAACTTGATGGTGAATTTAAGAAATTTGGACCTATCAAGCAAGGAGGAGTGCAAGTTCGAAGTAATAGG CAACAAGGATTCTGCTTTGGCTTTGTtgaatttgaagatgtgagcTCCATGCACAGTGCCATACAG GCTTCACCCGTTACCATTGGAGGTCGTCAGGCTGTTGTTGAGATGAAGAGAACTACAACTAGAG TTGGTAGCGCTAGAGGCCGGTTCCCTCCTGGAAGAGGAGGATTCCGAAATGATAATTTCAGGGGCCGTGGAAACTTTGGTGGAGGTCGGAGCTATGGGAGAAATGAATTTGGAGGACGTGATTTTTCAGGGCGTGGTAGGGGTCAAGGTGGACGAGGTGGTGAAGGCTATCAACAAGTTAGAGGGAGAGGAGGAAGGAGAGGTGGCCCTGGTCAGAGTATTGCTCCAGCATAG
- the LOC104112394 gene encoding uncharacterized protein, whose translation MASAGKSLIQTLKRYLKKPWEITGPQSSPEYKSAVPLATEYRIFSPATAQAKAIVPTSNPETVYDIKYFSRDQRRNRPPIKRTILKKADVEKMMKHKTFDVNDFPKPYLTAKVEEDYNAIGGGYQK comes from the coding sequence ATGGCCTCCGCAGGCAAATCACTGATTCAAACACTAAAACGCTACCTTAAGAAACCATGGGAGATCACAGGACCACAATCAAGTCCGGAATATAAATCCGCCGTACCTTTAGCTACAGAGTACAGAATTTTCTCCCCTGCCACCGCACAAGCTAAAGCAATCGTCCCTACGTCGAATCCCGAAACCGTTTACGATATCAAGTACTTTTCTCGTGATCAGCGGCGTAATCGTCCTCCTATAAAGCGCACTATTCTTAAAAAAGCTGACGTGGAGAAGATGATGAAGCATAAGACTTTTGATGTTAATGATTTTCCGAAGCCGTATTTGACTGCTAAGGTTGAGGAAGATTATAATGCTATTGGTGGTGGTTACCAGAAATGA